One genomic segment of Aquamicrobium lusatiense includes these proteins:
- a CDS encoding efflux RND transporter periplasmic adaptor subunit has protein sequence MNGIMRAGALMFLSLTVASCSNESAGNAGMGPPGGSMGPVEVGVVTLQSQPVPRSAELPGRVVASATAEVRPQVDGLVRRIAFREGHDVKAGDVLYELDDTKFRAAYAAAEASLKKAEAATAGARATFERNEKLAATNAVSAQTLDDARSTLLQAQADEESAKASLQTARINLDNTMIRAPIGGGVGISNVSVGALVNENQTDALVTIRQMDPVYVDLVDSSVNLLRVRDEIAAGRLGRESGSPAPISLTLENGREYERTGTLSLADMVVSQTTGTFMVRASFENPDRVLIPGMFVRAKVDFGSIPDAFLVPQRAVSRNETGDATIYLASAANKAEIRKISTRGALGNDWIVTDGVKNGDRLVVDGFQNISDGTEIEAVEVSVDDDGVVPQSLNQAASDTQEMPR, from the coding sequence ATGAACGGAATTATGAGAGCAGGCGCGCTGATGTTTCTCTCGCTGACCGTGGCGAGCTGCAGCAATGAGTCGGCCGGAAATGCCGGAATGGGGCCTCCGGGCGGATCAATGGGGCCGGTGGAAGTCGGCGTGGTCACGCTGCAAAGTCAGCCGGTTCCGCGCAGCGCTGAGTTGCCCGGGCGAGTGGTGGCGTCTGCCACGGCGGAGGTGCGCCCGCAGGTCGACGGGCTTGTGCGTAGAATCGCCTTCCGCGAGGGCCATGACGTCAAAGCAGGCGATGTTCTTTACGAACTCGACGATACGAAGTTCAGGGCGGCCTACGCGGCTGCCGAAGCTTCGCTTAAGAAGGCTGAAGCTGCCACAGCCGGAGCGAGGGCAACGTTCGAGAGGAACGAGAAACTGGCAGCGACCAATGCCGTCAGCGCGCAAACTCTCGACGACGCCCGCTCGACGCTCTTACAAGCTCAGGCAGATGAGGAATCCGCCAAGGCATCCCTCCAGACGGCCCGCATCAACCTCGACAACACCATGATCCGTGCCCCCATCGGCGGCGGCGTCGGCATATCGAATGTAAGTGTCGGTGCACTTGTCAACGAGAACCAGACCGACGCCCTGGTAACGATAAGGCAGATGGACCCTGTCTATGTGGATCTGGTCGATTCGAGTGTCAATCTGTTGCGTGTTCGCGACGAAATCGCTGCTGGGCGGCTCGGTCGCGAGTCAGGCTCACCCGCTCCGATATCACTGACGCTTGAGAATGGACGGGAATACGAGCGGACAGGAACGCTTTCTCTGGCCGACATGGTTGTCAGCCAGACGACAGGTACTTTCATGGTCCGCGCGTCATTCGAGAACCCCGACCGGGTCCTGATTCCCGGCATGTTCGTCCGCGCCAAAGTCGATTTCGGCTCGATACCGGATGCGTTCCTCGTGCCGCAACGCGCGGTGTCGCGCAACGAGACTGGGGACGCCACGATCTATCTGGCCTCGGCAGCCAACAAGGCGGAGATACGAAAGATTTCAACGCGTGGAGCGCTCGGTAATGACTGGATCGTCACCGACGGCGTGAAGAATGGTGACCGGCTGGTCGTTGACGGATTTCAGAACATATCGGACGGAACCGAGATCGAAGCGGTGGAAGTGTCCGTTGATGATGATGGCGTCGTTCCTCAGAGCCTGAATCAGGCGGCATCAGACACGCAGGAGATGCCGCGATGA
- a CDS encoding efflux RND transporter permease subunit has translation MASFFIARPVFAIVLAIGAVLGGLMGINSLSISQYPEIAPVTIRVSATYTGATADAVENSVTRKIEGAMTGLDGLLYMESTSSTGSASLSLTFANGTDPELAQVEVQNKISTVESQLPDAVRDRGVRVSRSPSGILMIGNIVSRDGRYTSSELSDIMSSRIEERIERLDGVGSIQSFGSGYAMRIWLDPSAMQKYQLVPGDVTAAIGAQNVQVAAGSIGAAPAVKGQQLKASIVARTQMTSAEEFERIILKTDEDGSVVRLADVARIEIGLETYGQSSTFNGLPAAGFGVQLASGANAISTAQLVHAELDSLAGALPEGVEIAYSYETTPFVELSIEKVVETLIEAIILVFLVLLLFLQNLRATLIPMIAVPVVLLGTFGVLAALGYSINMLTMFAMVLAIGLLVDDAIVVVENVERIMRDEKLSAREATEKSMGEITGALVGIGLVLTAVFIPMAFFSGSVGVIYRQFSVTIASAMILSVLVAIILTPALCALMLKPAHDGLLARWLGWFERGFTRITGGYVGAVAGLVVRPLRMFAVFGVLLAAAWGLFTQLPSSFLPEEDQGVLMTQITLPDGANAARTQAVIDMVEDYYLTYEKDAVQSTFMSLGFSFGGSGENAAMGFIRLKDFDQRTDPALSATAVAQRASAHFRQIRDAQVFVLSPPAIQGLGQSSGFSMYLEDTGNEGRSALIAASNTLADNAAGNSVIANIRGNTRTLEAQLKIEIDQEKAGAMGIDLSAIDSLINTVFSGTNVNDFVHNGEIKPVYVQADAPFRMQPEDLNRWYVKNNSGEMVPFSAFATTQWVQGSPSLARFNGTAAISLSGQAGPGSSSGEAMTEAERLVAELPGGYSASWSGLSYQERLAGSQAAMLYAVSLLVVFLCLAALYESWSIPLSVIMAVPVGVFGALLAAWMFDQSNDVYFKVGLLTTIGLTAKNAILIVEFAKDLMERGHSAIEAVVEAARLRLRPIVMTSLAFVLGVTPLATASGAGSAAQNAIGIGVMGGMIAATILGIFFVPLLFATVARVNARLKGGRQGKTLPQTSET, from the coding sequence ATCGCCAGTTTCTTCATCGCGCGTCCGGTGTTTGCGATCGTTCTGGCCATTGGCGCCGTCCTCGGCGGACTTATGGGAATCAACTCACTATCGATCTCGCAATATCCGGAGATCGCGCCCGTCACCATCCGCGTATCAGCCACATATACCGGTGCGACCGCCGATGCCGTTGAGAACTCGGTCACCCGGAAGATCGAGGGCGCCATGACGGGTCTTGATGGCCTGCTCTACATGGAGTCGACATCCAGCACCGGCTCCGCCTCACTGTCTCTCACTTTTGCCAACGGCACCGATCCCGAGCTTGCGCAGGTCGAGGTTCAGAACAAGATTTCAACCGTCGAGTCCCAGCTTCCCGATGCAGTGCGTGACCGGGGTGTTCGCGTCAGCCGTTCCCCGTCGGGCATCCTGATGATCGGCAATATCGTCTCGCGGGACGGCCGCTATACCTCGTCTGAATTGTCCGACATCATGTCGAGCCGGATCGAGGAGCGCATTGAGAGGTTGGACGGCGTGGGGTCGATCCAGTCCTTCGGTTCGGGCTACGCCATGCGTATCTGGCTCGATCCGTCAGCCATGCAGAAGTATCAGCTTGTGCCGGGTGACGTGACGGCGGCGATCGGGGCCCAGAACGTGCAGGTCGCTGCGGGTTCGATCGGTGCTGCGCCGGCCGTCAAGGGGCAGCAATTGAAGGCCAGCATTGTCGCGCGAACGCAGATGACGTCGGCGGAAGAGTTCGAACGGATCATCCTGAAGACCGACGAAGACGGCTCAGTGGTGCGTCTCGCCGATGTAGCCCGTATCGAAATCGGCCTTGAGACCTATGGCCAGAGCTCCACCTTCAACGGTTTGCCGGCTGCGGGCTTCGGTGTGCAGCTTGCCTCGGGCGCCAACGCGATCTCCACAGCACAACTCGTTCATGCCGAGCTTGACAGCCTCGCCGGAGCGCTGCCGGAGGGAGTTGAGATCGCCTATTCTTACGAGACTACGCCTTTCGTCGAACTGTCGATCGAGAAGGTGGTGGAAACTCTGATCGAGGCGATCATACTTGTCTTCCTCGTACTGCTGCTTTTCCTGCAGAACCTGCGCGCAACGCTTATTCCGATGATTGCCGTCCCGGTCGTGCTTCTGGGCACGTTCGGAGTGCTGGCGGCGCTCGGCTATTCCATCAACATGCTCACCATGTTCGCCATGGTGCTGGCCATCGGTCTTCTGGTCGACGACGCCATCGTCGTGGTCGAGAATGTCGAGCGCATCATGCGCGACGAGAAGCTTTCCGCGCGCGAGGCGACCGAGAAATCCATGGGCGAGATCACCGGCGCGCTCGTCGGCATCGGGCTGGTGTTGACCGCCGTCTTCATCCCTATGGCGTTCTTCTCCGGCTCCGTTGGTGTCATCTACCGGCAATTCTCGGTGACGATTGCCAGCGCGATGATCCTGTCGGTGCTGGTTGCGATTATCCTGACGCCGGCCCTGTGCGCGTTGATGCTCAAGCCCGCGCATGACGGACTCCTGGCCCGATGGCTCGGATGGTTCGAACGTGGTTTCACGCGCATCACCGGTGGTTATGTCGGCGCCGTCGCAGGGCTCGTCGTACGTCCGTTGCGTATGTTCGCGGTATTCGGCGTTCTTCTGGCGGCAGCATGGGGCCTCTTTACGCAGCTTCCATCCTCCTTCCTTCCGGAAGAGGACCAGGGTGTGCTGATGACCCAGATCACGTTGCCAGACGGCGCCAATGCCGCGCGCACGCAGGCTGTCATCGATATGGTCGAGGACTACTACCTGACTTATGAGAAAGATGCGGTCCAGAGCACGTTCATGAGCCTCGGCTTCAGCTTTGGGGGCAGCGGCGAGAATGCAGCCATGGGCTTCATCCGTCTCAAGGATTTCGACCAGCGGACCGATCCGGCTCTCTCGGCTACCGCCGTGGCCCAACGCGCGTCGGCCCATTTCCGGCAGATCCGCGACGCGCAGGTCTTCGTTCTGTCCCCGCCGGCGATCCAGGGTCTGGGCCAGAGCAGCGGATTTTCGATGTATCTGGAAGATACAGGCAACGAGGGTCGTTCCGCGTTGATTGCTGCCAGCAACACGCTGGCCGACAATGCTGCCGGCAACTCGGTGATTGCTAACATTCGCGGCAACACGCGTACACTTGAAGCCCAGCTCAAGATCGAGATCGATCAGGAAAAGGCCGGGGCGATGGGCATCGACCTTTCAGCGATTGACAGCCTGATAAACACTGTCTTCTCCGGAACCAATGTCAACGACTTTGTCCATAACGGTGAGATCAAGCCTGTCTATGTGCAGGCGGATGCACCCTTCAGGATGCAGCCTGAAGACCTGAACCGCTGGTATGTGAAGAACAACAGCGGCGAGATGGTGCCATTCTCGGCATTCGCCACAACCCAATGGGTGCAGGGGTCGCCCTCGTTGGCGCGCTTCAACGGTACGGCGGCCATCTCCCTCAGTGGACAGGCCGGACCAGGATCGAGCTCCGGCGAGGCGATGACCGAGGCTGAAAGGCTGGTGGCGGAACTGCCCGGCGGTTATTCGGCCTCGTGGTCGGGTCTGTCCTATCAGGAACGGCTGGCGGGTTCACAGGCCGCGATGCTCTATGCCGTCTCGCTGCTGGTCGTCTTTCTCTGCCTCGCCGCACTTTACGAAAGCTGGTCGATCCCGCTTTCGGTGATCATGGCGGTTCCGGTCGGCGTGTTCGGCGCTCTGTTGGCGGCCTGGATGTTCGACCAGTCGAACGACGTTTATTTCAAGGTTGGTCTGCTCACTACGATAGGTCTTACCGCCAAGAACGCAATCCTGATCGTGGAATTTGCCAAAGATCTGATGGAACGGGGTCACAGCGCCATCGAAGCCGTGGTCGAGGCCGCACGGTTGCGTTTGCGCCCAATCGTTATGACCTCGCTTGCCTTCGTTCTTGGTGTAACGCCACTGGCGACTGCGAGCGGGGCGGGATCGGCAGCGCAGAACGCGATCGGTATAGGCGTGATGGGGGGCATGATTGCTGCCACCATTCTCGGAATCTTCTTTGTACCGTTGCTCTTTGCGACTGTTGCAAGGGTGAATGCAAGATTGAAAGGCGGCCGTCAGGGTAAGACCCTGCCGCAAACTTCCGAGACATGA
- a CDS encoding efflux transporter outer membrane subunit translates to MRIRAASACSRRGKALLVVVLTALVNSGCVVGPDYQKPDIALPLHWASAGKTASSRPPELSKWWRRLNDQTLDMLIEEAVAGNLDVAGSRARIREARASYRQNVGALFPSADGSASATRNRSAASATGAAETYSQYRSGFDASWEIDLFGGKRRAVEAARYGMDAAEEELRATLLSLIGDVASNYVEARGYQARIALARRTATSQRETVALTRTRLEAGAASAVDVANSSGQASNTEANIPTLEAAYAQAVHRLSVLTGRPPASLADRMKKSAPIPGPKLPIPTGIPADILLTRPDVRLAERQYAQATAKIGQAEAERYPGISLTGNIATTGLNLGDLGRSSSISWSFGPSLSVPIFNAGQLAAAADVARAQRDQYFVAWRASVLTALEDVENATVSLSLERVRNGRLATSVRHYRDGASLARTLYQSGSTSFLELLEAERSLYSAEDALIQSRVSIATDYIALNKALGGGWDGYVDSTKPEILDANQGPRLAGSVRN, encoded by the coding sequence ATGCGTATAAGAGCAGCGAGTGCGTGCAGCAGGCGCGGGAAAGCATTGTTGGTGGTCGTCCTGACGGCGCTCGTTAACAGCGGCTGCGTTGTCGGGCCGGACTATCAAAAGCCGGATATCGCACTCCCACTTCATTGGGCGAGTGCTGGCAAAACGGCATCGTCGCGGCCGCCGGAACTGTCGAAATGGTGGCGCAGGCTCAACGATCAGACACTTGATATGCTGATCGAGGAGGCCGTTGCCGGGAATCTCGATGTCGCCGGCTCGAGGGCGCGAATCCGCGAGGCGCGCGCCAGCTACCGGCAAAATGTCGGCGCGCTGTTCCCGTCTGCCGATGGCTCGGCGTCCGCGACACGCAACCGCAGTGCTGCGTCGGCGACGGGTGCAGCCGAAACCTACAGCCAATACAGATCCGGCTTTGATGCAAGTTGGGAGATTGACCTGTTTGGCGGCAAACGCCGGGCAGTCGAGGCTGCACGTTACGGCATGGATGCGGCAGAAGAGGAGTTGCGCGCCACACTCCTGTCGCTGATTGGGGATGTGGCCTCAAATTATGTCGAGGCGCGGGGCTATCAGGCCCGTATCGCGCTTGCCCGCCGCACCGCTACCTCACAGCGTGAGACGGTGGCGCTTACCCGCACGCGCCTCGAGGCGGGGGCGGCATCGGCCGTGGACGTTGCCAACTCCTCGGGGCAGGCATCCAATACAGAGGCGAACATTCCGACCCTCGAAGCCGCATATGCCCAGGCGGTTCATCGCCTGTCGGTGCTGACCGGACGTCCGCCTGCATCTCTGGCAGACCGGATGAAGAAGTCCGCGCCGATTCCGGGTCCGAAACTACCGATCCCGACAGGTATTCCTGCCGACATCCTTCTAACCCGACCCGATGTACGCCTTGCCGAGCGTCAATATGCGCAGGCAACTGCGAAGATCGGGCAGGCCGAGGCCGAGCGGTATCCTGGGATCAGTCTGACCGGCAATATCGCAACCACAGGGCTTAATCTCGGTGACCTCGGCAGGAGCTCGTCGATAAGCTGGTCGTTCGGGCCGTCCCTGAGCGTGCCGATCTTCAATGCCGGGCAACTCGCGGCCGCGGCCGACGTTGCGAGAGCGCAGCGCGACCAGTACTTCGTTGCGTGGCGCGCGTCAGTGCTTACGGCGTTGGAGGACGTCGAAAACGCTACCGTCTCGCTCTCCCTGGAACGGGTTCGCAACGGCAGGCTGGCGACCTCTGTCCGGCATTATCGCGATGGAGCCTCGCTGGCCAGAACCCTGTACCAGTCGGGCTCGACGAGCTTCCTCGAGCTCCTCGAAGCGGAACGATCCCTCTATTCGGCCGAGGACGCCC